The Dethiosulfovibrio peptidovorans DSM 11002 genome has a window encoding:
- a CDS encoding xanthine dehydrogenase family protein molybdopterin-binding subunit, with amino-acid sequence MDRDFSSVGHDVEKIDGLSLATGTGRYTDDFDAPGTLHVAVLYSPHAHGIIKNIDDSEAWKVPGVVDVMSYKNAYDDMPKVVHTTAGQGFPEPSPYDSWLFDDKVRFAGDRVAAVAAETLDIARQAVSKIKVEYELQEPLFDPERAMDPGVPVVHDRDEYMPIPVPYDPSKNLMAEKIFSIGDVEKGLAEADFVLDQVYRTHYAHHCMMEPHSAFALFDETGRVIVYSSTSVPFHVRRIVAQVLDYPLRKVHVIKPRVGGAYGGKQEAFIEPLAAKFALRTGRPVKAILSREEVFTSSRTRHPMRVHVTAGVMKDGTITALRMDDLMTAGAYGPHGLTVLCNAASKVLPLFNKVENVEFIGRTVYTNQPVGGAYRGYGVTQATFGFMQFIDDLTRKLDVDILEYIKKWHIKEGEGSPVFEAIGEGKAGVPQVITCCKLSECIDRGAEAIGWYEKRGRRISDSPGKIRGVGMAVSMQGSGIPLIDMGSAYMKLNEDGSCNLLMGASDTGTGSDTVMCQIAAEVLDIPTDMVVPLSSDTDVTPFDVGAYASSGTYVSGGAVRACAEDFLKNIMKVASVMLEVPVERLETSGGRIWDRDNPDVSTDFGALCCFSLYGAGENMQQIQGYGSYTSPVSPPPFIAQFAEVEVDTFTGRVEVLRFVSAVDCGKALNPKMAEGQVEGGVLNGIGYALTEQYLFDDKGRMTNPDFGNYKVFGSLDVPKIETILVDSYEETGPFGAKSVSEVCINGPAPAIANAIYDAVGVRIFDLPLTPEKILAALKDVDR; translated from the coding sequence ATGGATAGGGATTTTTCCTCCGTAGGTCACGACGTTGAGAAGATCGACGGTCTGTCCCTGGCGACGGGAACGGGACGCTATACCGACGATTTTGATGCTCCTGGAACCCTTCACGTGGCGGTGCTGTACTCTCCCCATGCTCACGGGATCATAAAGAATATAGACGACTCGGAGGCTTGGAAGGTGCCGGGAGTGGTGGACGTTATGTCCTATAAAAACGCCTACGACGACATGCCTAAGGTAGTTCATACCACTGCCGGTCAGGGGTTTCCCGAACCCTCTCCCTACGATTCATGGCTTTTCGACGACAAGGTCAGATTTGCAGGCGACAGGGTAGCGGCGGTAGCGGCGGAGACCCTGGATATAGCCAGGCAGGCGGTATCGAAAATAAAGGTGGAGTACGAGCTGCAGGAACCCCTCTTCGACCCGGAGAGAGCCATGGACCCAGGTGTCCCGGTGGTTCACGACAGGGACGAATATATGCCGATCCCCGTCCCATACGACCCATCCAAGAACCTGATGGCGGAGAAGATCTTCTCCATAGGAGATGTGGAGAAGGGCCTGGCAGAGGCCGACTTCGTCCTGGACCAGGTCTATCGCACCCATTACGCCCATCACTGCATGATGGAACCCCATTCAGCCTTTGCCCTTTTCGACGAGACCGGAAGGGTGATCGTCTACTCGTCCACCAGCGTGCCGTTTCACGTTCGTCGAATAGTCGCCCAGGTGCTGGATTACCCCCTTAGGAAGGTTCACGTCATAAAACCCCGGGTGGGAGGAGCTTACGGCGGCAAACAGGAGGCCTTCATAGAGCCCCTAGCGGCCAAGTTCGCCCTCCGTACCGGTCGTCCGGTGAAGGCGATACTGTCGAGGGAAGAGGTTTTTACCTCGTCCAGGACGAGACACCCCATGAGGGTCCACGTCACGGCAGGGGTGATGAAGGACGGGACCATCACCGCTCTCAGAATGGACGACCTGATGACGGCTGGAGCCTATGGTCCTCACGGCCTCACCGTGCTTTGTAACGCAGCTTCAAAGGTCCTTCCCCTTTTCAACAAGGTGGAGAACGTCGAGTTCATCGGTCGCACCGTCTATACCAACCAGCCGGTGGGAGGAGCTTACAGAGGCTACGGTGTTACCCAGGCGACATTCGGTTTTATGCAATTCATCGACGATTTGACGAGAAAACTCGACGTGGATATCTTGGAATACATCAAAAAATGGCATATCAAAGAGGGGGAGGGCTCTCCCGTGTTCGAGGCTATCGGAGAGGGCAAGGCAGGAGTTCCTCAGGTCATAACGTGCTGTAAACTCAGCGAGTGTATCGACCGAGGTGCCGAGGCTATAGGGTGGTACGAGAAAAGGGGCAGACGTATATCCGATAGCCCTGGAAAGATCCGTGGGGTAGGTATGGCGGTCTCTATGCAGGGATCGGGAATTCCGCTCATAGACATGGGAAGCGCCTACATGAAGTTGAACGAGGACGGCTCCTGTAACCTCCTCATGGGGGCGTCCGATACCGGAACCGGATCCGACACCGTGATGTGTCAGATTGCCGCGGAGGTGCTGGATATACCTACAGATATGGTGGTCCCGCTTTCCTCCGATACGGACGTCACTCCCTTTGACGTAGGGGCCTATGCGTCCTCCGGTACCTACGTATCAGGAGGAGCAGTAAGGGCCTGCGCAGAGGATTTTCTTAAGAACATAATGAAGGTAGCTTCCGTCATGTTGGAGGTTCCGGTCGAAAGACTGGAGACCTCCGGGGGTAGGATATGGGATCGCGACAATCCCGATGTCTCCACCGACTTCGGAGCGCTGTGCTGTTTCTCCCTCTACGGTGCCGGTGAAAACATGCAACAGATTCAGGGGTACGGATCCTACACGTCTCCGGTGTCACCGCCTCCCTTCATCGCCCAGTTCGCCGAGGTGGAGGTGGATACCTTCACCGGCAGAGTAGAGGTGCTGCGTTTCGTCAGCGCCGTGGACTGCGGTAAGGCTCTCAATCCTAAGATGGCCGAAGGGCAGGTCGAGGGAGGAGTTCTCAACGGTATAGGTTACGCCTTGACCGAACAGTATCTCTTCGACGACAAGGGAAGAATGACCAACCCGGATTTCGGAAACTACAAGGTCTTCGGATCCCTGGATGTCCCGAAAATCGAGACCATTCTGGTGGATTCCTACGAGGAAACCGGTCCTTTCGGAGCTAAATCCGTCTCGGAGGTATGTATAAACGGACCGGCTCCGGCCATCGCTAACGCGATATACGACGCCGTAGGCGTGAGAATATTCGAC
- a CDS encoding (2Fe-2S)-binding protein, whose amino-acid sequence MEGRFVINGVEKVLSFEPDATLLQVLRDGGFTEVKRGCDTGECGACAVVLNGDLVTSCKVYAASVVGSEILTAKGLGTVQNPHPIQQAFVDAGAIQCGFCTPGMVMATYALLSKNPYPTDDEIKRALDGNKCRCTGYVKIFDAVRLAAERMRDHG is encoded by the coding sequence TTGGAAGGACGTTTCGTGATAAACGGGGTTGAGAAGGTCCTGTCGTTCGAGCCTGACGCTACTTTGCTCCAGGTCCTTAGAGACGGTGGTTTTACCGAGGTTAAGAGAGGTTGCGATACCGGTGAATGCGGTGCTTGCGCCGTCGTCCTTAACGGAGACCTCGTGACATCCTGCAAGGTTTACGCCGCCTCGGTGGTCGGTTCTGAAATACTTACGGCAAAGGGGTTGGGTACGGTACAGAACCCCCATCCTATTCAACAGGCTTTCGTTGACGCCGGGGCGATTCAGTGCGGCTTCTGTACTCCTGGCATGGTTATGGCTACATATGCGTTGCTGTCGAAAAACCCCTATCCCACCGATGATGAGATCAAAAGGGCCTTGGATGGCAACAAGTGCCGTTGCACCGGCTACGTGAAGATATTCGACGCGGTACGATTGGCAGCTGAAAGGATGAGAGATCATGGATAG